In Hyphomicrobium denitrificans 1NES1, one DNA window encodes the following:
- a CDS encoding SPW repeat protein: MAKSQSYNGPALDIINVIAGLGLLLSPWYLGYTGESYATWNAWVVGAVVALIALGALVAFSEYEEWVNLILGLWSIVAPWALGFSTVTGAMWAHVTGGVVIAVLAASNVWFNHNRPLSAA; the protein is encoded by the coding sequence ATGGCCAAATCGCAATCTTACAATGGACCAGCATTGGACATTATTAACGTCATTGCGGGTCTCGGTCTTCTGCTGTCACCTTGGTATCTCGGCTATACAGGTGAGAGCTATGCCACATGGAACGCTTGGGTCGTTGGTGCGGTGGTTGCCCTGATTGCCCTCGGTGCTTTGGTGGCCTTCAGTGAATACGAGGAATGGGTGAATCTTATCCTTGGCCTTTGGTCGATCGTGGCTCCGTGGGCGTTGGGCTTCTCGACCGTAACGGGTGCGATGTGGGCGCACGTGACCGGCGGCGTCGTAATTGCTGTCCTCGCCGCCAGCAACGTCTGGTTCAACCATAATCGTCCGCTATCCGCCGCGTGA
- a CDS encoding NADH dehydrogenase ubiquinone Fe-S protein 4 — MLERKNAAHQRSGAWSPNSSVPVEMGSSLFPGGALARINKVSKSVLTCGKPRAEKWRLRFERRMPPFVEPLMGWIGGDDTLTQVELDFPTMESAVRSAERQGLPYAIFALSSGAHVARASQRRRFGQGALGGATPVLPALPQIENAASRSQAFNPRPRRLKRASNGRRRVALKRINSLTFTHSVSGEEFRNGTSERQCGPASPREDVTANQP; from the coding sequence ATGCTGGAAAGGAAAAACGCAGCCCACCAAAGGTCCGGAGCATGGTCCCCCAATTCGTCTGTACCGGTTGAGATGGGGAGTTCCCTGTTTCCGGGAGGCGCACTCGCCCGGATCAACAAGGTATCAAAATCGGTTCTGACCTGCGGTAAGCCGCGCGCTGAGAAGTGGCGTTTGAGGTTTGAGCGTCGTATGCCGCCCTTCGTTGAGCCTTTAATGGGCTGGATAGGCGGCGACGATACATTAACTCAAGTTGAACTGGACTTTCCGACTATGGAATCCGCCGTTCGCTCCGCCGAGCGACAGGGACTTCCTTACGCGATTTTTGCACTAAGCAGCGGAGCGCACGTGGCGCGGGCTTCCCAGCGGCGAAGGTTCGGGCAGGGTGCTCTCGGCGGAGCGACACCAGTTCTGCCGGCGCTGCCGCAAATCGAAAATGCAGCTTCTCGTTCCCAAGCTTTCAATCCCCGTCCACGCCGTCTCAAGCGAGCAAGCAACGGACGGCGGCGAGTAGCTCTGAAACGCATCAACTCTTTAACTTTCACGCATTCCGTGTCGGGCGAGGAATTCCGCAACGGCACTTCGGAGCGCCAGTGCGGTCCGGCCTCCCCGCGCGAAGATGTGACGGCAAACCAACCATGA
- a CDS encoding NAD-dependent epimerase/dehydratase family protein, translating to MQKQTMRVLVAGATGAVGRPLVSALVAAGYTVAGVTHTAAKKDIIRRLGAEPVLANGLEAAQVQAAVDAIRPDVIVHEMTDLSGVTDLRHFDRSFAKSNLLRTHGTDVLLAAARRAGVKRLVAQSFCGWPYARTGAPIKTEKDKLDIDPPAELRPSFDAIYHLEQSTITSSSPEGIVLRYGTFYGPATGVFEPAMVEQIRRRRVPLIGDGAGWWSFVHVDDAAAATVRAIERGEAGNIYNIVDDEPAQVREWLPELARLLGAKRPLRLPAWIARFLAGDHVVAMMTEVRAGSNAKARTELLWEPAHPSWRKGFADIAARLPTQ from the coding sequence ATGCAAAAGCAGACCATGCGCGTTCTCGTTGCCGGCGCTACAGGCGCGGTAGGCAGGCCGCTGGTGTCGGCGCTTGTCGCAGCAGGCTACACCGTGGCGGGAGTTACGCATACCGCCGCCAAGAAGGATATCATTCGGCGCCTTGGCGCAGAGCCGGTTTTGGCCAACGGCCTAGAGGCGGCGCAGGTCCAAGCCGCGGTGGACGCCATCAGGCCGGACGTCATCGTGCACGAGATGACCGATCTCAGCGGCGTCACCGATCTCCGGCACTTCGACCGCAGTTTCGCGAAAAGCAACCTGTTGCGGACGCATGGAACCGATGTCCTGCTCGCTGCGGCGCGCAGGGCTGGCGTCAAGCGTCTCGTCGCCCAGAGCTTCTGCGGATGGCCTTATGCGCGCACTGGCGCCCCCATCAAAACCGAAAAGGACAAATTGGATATCGATCCGCCGGCGGAACTGCGTCCGTCGTTCGACGCCATCTATCATTTGGAGCAGAGCACGATCACGTCTTCGTCGCCTGAGGGGATTGTTCTGCGCTACGGCACGTTCTACGGACCGGCCACCGGCGTGTTCGAACCCGCCATGGTGGAGCAAATTCGTCGGCGCCGCGTGCCGCTGATCGGCGATGGAGCCGGGTGGTGGTCGTTTGTGCATGTGGATGATGCGGCCGCCGCCACGGTTCGGGCGATCGAGCGCGGCGAGGCAGGAAATATCTACAACATCGTGGACGACGAGCCCGCTCAGGTTAGAGAGTGGCTTCCCGAACTCGCGCGCCTGCTCGGCGCCAAGCGGCCGCTGCGCCTTCCGGCCTGGATCGCACGCTTCCTCGCCGGAGATCATGTGGTGGCAATGATGACCGAGGTTCGGGCGGGCTCGAATGCCAAAGCGAGAACAGAACTCCTTTGGGAGCCCGCCCACCCATCTTGGCGCAAAGGATTCGCCGATATCGCCGCACGTCTGCCCACACAATGA